The Pristiophorus japonicus isolate sPriJap1 chromosome 17, sPriJap1.hap1, whole genome shotgun sequence DNA window AGCATTTAAACAGAAAAGTAAGACGCAATCCTTTCCAACCTTGTCCTTTAAAGATACAGGacttccgaaaaccggaattgtcggaAAACCGGACATTTCAGCAAGCGACAAGGAGCGGAGGAGGATCGGCGGGCGGcaaggtctgaaatccggcaaaacccaaaactcGGCGCAGATTTGGTccgcagcgaggtccgaaatccggcaaaacccaaaatctggcacAGACCCTGccccaaggattccggatttcagacattgtGCCTATACAACCTTGTCGAGAGCGCAGTGAGGCTAAAGCTTCCCTCTTTAGGATGCGTTGGATCCCGATTTAATATGCAGGGCCCTCCCTGGATTCTCCACATGTTGAGAAGACGCGCGCACAACATCTGGTCCACTTACAGCCAGCTGCTGCTGCAGGTCTTTGATCTGAATCTGGAAGGCCTCCATCTGCTGGCTTGGTCTCTTCGGGTTATTGGCAGAGTATGAAAGCTGCGACAGACCATTCAAAGCTTGTTTTAGCCGCTCCACGTCATTTAAAAGCTCCGTTATCTATGGgtagggaaaagagagagaaacgAAAGTAGAGTTTGGTCAATTTGCACACCAAGGGCTCACATCACAAGGCGGAACGGAAGCGATGGCTCAAGTTCGATTTGGAATAAAATACATATTGGAACCCCTGAAATGGAtgtgaaggaaagacttgcatttatatagcaccttttacgacctcaggacgtcccaaagctcttcgcagccaatgaagtacttttgcagtgtagtcactattgtaatgtgggaaacacggcagccaaattggcacacagcaaactcccacaaacaagaatgtgctaataaccagataatctgggttttttttttttttaaagtgatgctgcttgagggataaatattggccaggacatttggggagaactcccctgctgctcttcaaatagcgccgtgggatcttacacgtccacctgagcaggcagacggggcctcggtctaacaTCTTATTCCagagactgcacctccaacagtgcagcgcactggcactgggagtgtcagcctagattgtgtgctctagTCCCTGTTTCTCCTTCAAGTCCCAGTCCAAAGAACAAATTGTAAACAAGGTTCAGCTTAACATTTTGTCCCTGCAAGAACTAAAATCCCTCACTCTATCTCCCAGACATCTCAACTACTAAAAAGCACGCACATTGTTCCTTTGGCTAAAAGGAAGTTAAGAGAATCTTGGGCACCTCAACATCTTCCTTGACTTAGTGCCATTATCACAGGGTGTGACAAGCAGAGCAGCTGAGAACCAGACATCACGGGGGCTTGAAGCCCCTTACCCTCATCGGGGCCACAGTCAATATATCCTACTGTTACATGCAAAGAACCAATTCTCTTGCGGTATTCCAAAGCAGGATACGTGGACCCCAATTGCTCCTCATGTTTCAGTTACACTGCCTTTGCTGAAAACAGGCAAAGTTAGTCAGCTCAGGAAGACCAACGattgcaaagtatttacagcacagaaacaggccactcggccccacgctccgtgccggtgtttatgctccacacgggccttctcccacccctcttcatctcaccccatcagcatatccttctattcctttcctcttcaggtacttgtccaatttccccttaaatgcctcgatactattcgcttcaacccctcccagtggcagcgagttccacattctcaccactctctggggaaagaagtttctcctgaattcccgattggatttattacgtgactatctgatattgatgggcCCTAGTTTAGGACTCCTAAACAAGTGAAAACATCGTGTTTAAATAAACACCTCTGTTGACTGTTATGGACGCAACACCGGCAGTGCCCAAATGTCAATGCAAGCCACCATTACCTTGTTATCCTTAGCCTCAATTTGCTTGGCAGATTCCTGAATACTTTTTTGCAGATCACAGATTGTTGCCATGGATTCATCGTATTTATTTTTAAGCTCCTTAATTTCTTGTTCAAAACTGAAGGTTCTCGATTGAATGGTCTCCTTCTCATTTTTCGCTGACAGCTCTTCCTCTTTGGCGTGCAACGCTTCAGTACACATTCTCTCATGCTTCTCTTTCAACTTTGCCAAGTCTTCATTTAATGAGGTTACCTGCGTCTCCAAGGAGCTCTTCACTCTTTCATGCTCGGATAAGTCAATCACTCCCCTTGCTTCAAGTTCTGTAATCGTTCTGGTCAAGGCTTCAGTATTCGCTTGCAGCTTGGAAATCTCCACAACTCTTCCTTTTATTTCTTCCTCTCGCTCATTCAGCTGGTTCTTCAGCTGAACAATATTCACGTCCATCTTCTCTGTCACTTGCGCATGCTGCAGGAGTGGTAGAGAACTCTTCTTCTGATCGTCTAATTGGAGTTGCAAGTTTTCTACTTTTTGTTGCTCCTGTACATATGAAGTCTTTATCTTCTCCTTTTCCTTCTGCAGCTCCAAAGCTCTCTTGCTCAGTGATGTCTTCATAGTTTCAAACTCTTCAACAAGAATGTACTGTGACTGTATTTTCTCTTCCAGTGCCTGGATGTCCAATTGCAGCCTGGCATTTTCCTCCCGTGATCTTTCATTTCGCTGCTCAGCATCTGCGTACTTCTTCGTCACTTCTTCCACATGCTCTTCCTTTTCTCCCATACCATTGACAAACTTGCTTTCCATTTCTTCATACACGTCTTTGGGGATGTAATGTTGCTCCAAGTTTTCCTCCAAACGCGCAACTTTTTTCATCAGCTCTTCAGTCTCCTCCTTGTATCTCTCCACTTGCTCCCGGACCACAGAACATTGCCGGGTCTTCTCCGACAGCTGCTCCTTCAGTTCCTTCACTACGGCATTATATTTATTTTGTTTCTCCTCGTAGTTTTCCACGGGAACAAACTGTGACCGGAGGGATTCCTGCAGTGTGTGAAGTTCATTCACCTGGTTTTCCTTTTCTTTGTGAAGCTTGACAGCTTCTTCCTGCACCTTCCTGTAACTCGACAGAGACTCGTCAACCTTCACCTGCAGTCCCTCCACTGTTCGGGTCAAGGCAGCCTTCATTTCTTCGTGCTGATATAGGGCGACGTACTCTTTCTGCATTTGATCCTGAAGGATGATTAGCTGTTCTTTTATACGTTTATTTTCTTGCTGGCCCCTTGCCAGCTCACCCTGCGTTTCACTGTATTTCTTTGTTACCACcgacagttccaacgtatctttctctGTAGTGATATTCAATTCGTTTTGTAACTCTTCATGTTTTTCCAGGGGCACGTACTGATTCTTCAAAGCGTCTTTCATGGCAGCGATTTCTTTGAGTGCATTCTCTGCTTGTTGTTGCACCTGGCtgtatttcaggttgagctcttccAATTCCCGCTTCGATTTGCCAGCAGCGGAATTCAGAGCGGTTATTTCCTCCTTGTGTTTTTCTGGAGGCACGTACTGAGCCTGCACGCGGTTCAGGTCCTTGCTTATAGCGCTCTTCTCAACTTTCAATCTTTCCGTTTCTTTCACCGCCTCCTCGTACCTGAGCGACACCTCGGAGATTTGCCTGTTCAGCTCGTGAGCAGTTTGGTTCATCGAAGACTTCATTTCATCGTGCGTCTTCAAAGGTACATACTGAGCTTGGATCTTATGCTTCAAGTCTTCCAGTTCAGCTTTGAGGCAAACACTTTCCTCTTGAATAGCTTTGTTTTCCCTTTGCAGCTGCTGATGCTTTTGGGTCACATCAGATAGCGTTCCACTCTGGTCATCAATGGCGCTCTTCAACAGCTGATGCTGCTCAACCTTCACCGCTATCTGAGCTTTCTCTCGCTCCAGTCCTTTCTGCAGTTGGACAACTTCCGCCTGAGCTCGTTCGTATTTACCCCTCACTGCCAGCGCATGCTTATCCTTCTCTTCCAGAGCATTGATGAATGAATTCCTCATATTCTCAAACTCTTCCGTGGGCACGCACTGTGATATCTTCATCTTCAAGCTCTTCACTTCACTTTCGAGTCTGGCAACCCTCCTCTCTGCCTCTTGCTTGCTTTGCTCCGATGCACCTAAAGCCTTCTGCAGCCTTTGCGCCTCTTCCTTGTACCTGTCCACTTCCTTACTCTCGACCGATTCCTGGATGGATAAAACGCCCAGTTTGATTTGGTTTTGCAGCCTTTCCACATCGGCCACAGCCTCCTCGTGCTTGGACTTCAGGTCCTTCAGCTGGCTTTTCAGCTCCTCCACCACCCGACTGCCCCCCGCAGAGCCCTGCTTCGACAGGTGGTCTTTGAGCGCGTTAACATGGGCTTGCAGGATCTTGACTTTGCCTTCCGACTCGAACATCCGCTTCTGCACGTCGCCCAAAGCATCCTCCAGCTGCCTTATCTGCTCTTCCGATTCCTGCTTCACACGGTCACACTCGTCTCGCAAGACTTCGCACCGCTTGATCCTGTCCGACAACTCCAGCTGGAGGCTGCCGATCTCTTTTTTCGCCAGCTCAAACCTTCTTCTCATCATTTCTAAATCCTTCTTCAAATTGCTTTGACTCACTAGTAACGCTTCACTTGACCCAACTGCTGATTTGGAAGAATGCTGAAATGAAAAGGATTGAAATAACCATTACtgaacacaacaacttgtatttatatagcgcctttaacatagtgaaatgtcccaaggtgcttcacaggagtgttaggagataaaaagtttgacaccgagccacacaaggagaaattagggcaggtgaccaaaagtttagtcaaggaggtaggttttaaggagtgtcttgaaggaggaaagagaggcagagaggcggagaggtttaggcagggagttccagagcttggggcccaggcaccaatggttgagcgattataatcagggttgctcaagagggtagaattagaggagcgcagacatctccaggggtggggctggaggagattacagggatagggagggacgagaccatgaagggatttgaaaacaaggagacattaggacaggtgaccaaaagcttggtcgaagaggtagagcccaaggagtgtcttaaaggaggaaagagaagcagagaggtttgggAAGGGAGCTCCAAAgcttgggcagctgaaggcacggccgtcgatggtggagcaattaaaatcagggatgctcaagaggccagaatgggtACACAATGATTATTGATGTTCTCACATAAACAGCTAAAGTCATGCTGGAATCAATGACCAGCTCTTTACTGGTATTCAACAACTCCATACAGACAAGCTCAGTAAATCTGTCAAGATTCTCCTCACCAGATCAGCACCACTTTTTCTATATTCTCCGTGTAATTGAAAGAGAGACAGAAATAATGTTAAAGCAGAATTATCTTTCTAAAATAAAAGGATATTTATGACAataagggctggaaattcggtattGCCTGCTCTGAGGCAGTGACTGTGCCGGGCGATATTTATCGCCTCAAAGGGCACTATTCAGTTGCATCACCCCAGGGAGAATGGAGCACTAAGGGAAAtgttccacactcctcttcgggCACGAACGGAagatagcgcaggaggccgactcaatttttgCCGCTAGGACGCTGGCTTCCTCGTGTCTCAAGatgattaaaaaaaaatcctggtgaaaatttcaataaaaacctcacccacacttcccccactactgcaacaaataaatagaagtttaaaaaCTGAAATTTCAGCCTTTGCCTTGCGCTCCAGATATTACCACCCCGGGATCGTCACTGGACCGACTACTTTCCCCTACAGGGTCTCAGCGCCGGGCGCTACCGCAGGCAGAAGAGTCAATTTAGCCAACGCGGGGCTACGGGGGCGTTGCACATTTGGTGAtgtcacccagtgggcggggctagcgagtgCAGCGCAAACTGCCAGCGCCGTCGCTAAACCTTCACTGGGGCGCTAGCGGATGGCGCTAAACAACTAAATTTTCCCCCCTAAGTGTTTACATTATTGCCGCTATATTCTTTAAATCAAGTTATTTTTTATACACAAGTCAGGCAGTGTAGAGACAGCATTTACCTGTAACTCTATGCCAGGGAAGTTCGCCGGCTTGACAATTTCTTCTTTCACTAAATTTTCATAGGAAATGAAACATAAAACAAATATTTAATCCAAGGATTCAGTGTCCATGAAGCTATTTTCTTCATTTAATTAAACTTGATCTTCCAAACGTTCACTTCATTACATGGGCTGCTTATGTTAAATGATGTAATGTGATATAAAGTGCACCCAAGATTAAACAGCAACAATgtaccatcataagaacataacacaagaccataagaattaggagcaggagtcggccattcggcccctcgagcctgctccaccattcaatatcacggctgatctacgacctcaactccactttcctgcccgatccccatatccgttgattcccgtaaagtccaaaaatctatcgatctcagccttgaatatactcaaatattcagcatccacagccctctgggacagagaattccaaagattcaccacccgcaaGAGTATTATTATATTATTAGCACAACTCGTCTGAAGGAATTCAGAGAATTCAGAAtacattttgtttaaaaaaaaacatgaggcAAAACTGCTATTGAGCAACAAATTAATTCCAAGGGAATTGGGATTGTGCGGTGGGGACTGGAGTTTGGCTCTTCACTCCTAGAATCTGGGTCCAAATTCAGCCCAGACCGAGGAGATTAAAGTCTCCGCTGTCTGCAAGGGTGTCGTATGGCATGAGTACAGGGCAGTCAGGCTACAGCTCAAAATCatattcatcataggcggtccctcgaacgaggatgatttgcatccacaagagttcacagatgtttcaatgaaggacccgatattccagtcctgaacttcaggggtggaagatgcctgtgcgtggatttttttaacgtgtgatgaccgttgcacaccagccaccacacgggcttgacagagttcagcctttatccagtggcaagggttaaccaggacgactggagacctgctctgctgcacagacctagtgcgtgcacatatcgcagtgtgggctggcccgtgctgcccctgggccctcgcctcttctgggccccgtaccctcataacAACTTGCATCGTACAGctcaaaacaacttgcatttatatagcgccattaatgtagtaaaacagcccaaggcgtttcacaggagtgttaccaaacacaatttga harbors:
- the uacaa gene encoding uveal autoantigen with coiled-coil domains and ankyrin repeats isoform X2, with amino-acid sequence MKSLKSRLKKHEVTLNTSDWSKYDDRLMKAVEKGDADKVTSVLAKRGLTSTKLDVEGRSAFHVAAAKGDVPCINAMLSHGVDVAAIDASGRSVLHLAARHGQSLCLQRLLQQNCPVDNVDLQGRSALHEAAVAGCVSCLKLLLDHEATVNVKDGDGRTPLVLATQMCHPAVCRLLLDRGADINSRDKQNKTALMLGCENGCKDAVEVLLNRGADVTLTDEHGHKCLHYAQLSKSPELLALARAAMEKKVKVRESSMKFQQASQAAEMPLKVDQRHFQADTGLAPSQKEQHIIKELQIENEELKGKLKRLHQEQKAFLERVSGLQKQLNQRQQLKNLLLARDREQEDSLKILESLRAKLKTYESRQLYEQMTAGIQMAKVKEEIVKPANFPGIELQHSSKSAVGSSEALLVSQSNLKKDLEMMRRRFELAKKEIGSLQLELSDRIKRCEVLRDECDRVKQESEEQIRQLEDALGDVQKRMFESEGKVKILQAHVNALKDHLSKQGSAGGSRVVEELKSQLKDLKSKHEEAVADVERLQNQIKLGVLSIQESVESKEVDRYKEEAQRLQKALGASEQSKQEAERRVARLESEVKSLKMKISQCVPTEEFENMRNSFINALEEKDKHALAVRGKYERAQAEVVQLQKGLEREKAQIAVKVEQHQLLKSAIDDQSGTLSDVTQKHQQLQRENKAIQEESVCLKAELEDLKHKIQAQYVPLKTHDEMKSSMNQTAHELNRQISEVSLRYEEAVKETERLKVEKSAISKDLNRVQAQYVPPEKHKEEITALNSAAGKSKRELEELNLKYSQVQQQAENALKEIAAMKDALKNQYVPLEKHEELQNELNITTEKDTLELSVVTKKYSETQGELARGQQENKRIKEQLIILQDQMQKEYVALYQHEEMKAALTRTVEGLQVKVDESLSSYRKVQEEAVKLHKEKENQVNELHTLQESLRSQFVPVENYEEKQNKYNAVVKELKEQLSEKTRQCSVVREQVERYKEETEELMKKVARLEENLEQHYIPKDVYEEMESKFVNGMGEKEEHVEEVTKKYADAEQRNERSREENARLQLDIQALEEKIQSQYILVEEFETMKTSLSKRALELQKEKEKIKTSYVQEQQKVENLQLQLDDQKKSSLPLLQHAQVTEKMDVNIVQLKNQLNEREEEIKGRVVEISKLQANTEALTRTITELEARGVIDLSEHERVKSSLETQVTSLNEDLAKLKEKHERMCTEALHAKEEELSAKNEKETIQSRTFSFEQEIKELKNKYDESMATICDLQKSIQESAKQIEAKDNKITELLNDVERLKQALNGLSQLSYSANNPKRPSQQMEAFQIQIKDLQQQLADADRQHREVIAIYRTHLLNAAQGHMDEDVQAALLQIIRMRQEFVC
- the uacaa gene encoding uveal autoantigen with coiled-coil domains and ankyrin repeats isoform X1; its protein translation is MKSLKSRLKKHEVTLNTSDWSKYDDRLMKAVEKGDADKVTSVLAKRGLTSTKLDVEGRSAFHVAAAKGDVPCINAMLSHGVDVAAIDASGRSVLHLAARHGQSLCLQRLLQQNCPVDNVDLQGRSALHEAAVAGCVSCLKLLLDHEATVNVKDGDGRTPLVLATQMCHPAVCRLLLDRGADINSRDKQNKTALMLGCENGCKDAVEVLLNRGADVTLTDEHGHKCLHYAQLSKSPELLALARAAMEKKVKVRESSMKFQQASQAAEMPLKVDQRHFQADTGLAPSQKEQHIIKELQIENEELKGKLKRLHQEQKAFLERVSGLQKQLNQECKSVGDLQNERQQLKNLLLARDREQEDSLKILESLRAKLKTYESRQLYEQMTAGIQMAKVKEEIVKPANFPGIELQHSSKSAVGSSEALLVSQSNLKKDLEMMRRRFELAKKEIGSLQLELSDRIKRCEVLRDECDRVKQESEEQIRQLEDALGDVQKRMFESEGKVKILQAHVNALKDHLSKQGSAGGSRVVEELKSQLKDLKSKHEEAVADVERLQNQIKLGVLSIQESVESKEVDRYKEEAQRLQKALGASEQSKQEAERRVARLESEVKSLKMKISQCVPTEEFENMRNSFINALEEKDKHALAVRGKYERAQAEVVQLQKGLEREKAQIAVKVEQHQLLKSAIDDQSGTLSDVTQKHQQLQRENKAIQEESVCLKAELEDLKHKIQAQYVPLKTHDEMKSSMNQTAHELNRQISEVSLRYEEAVKETERLKVEKSAISKDLNRVQAQYVPPEKHKEEITALNSAAGKSKRELEELNLKYSQVQQQAENALKEIAAMKDALKNQYVPLEKHEELQNELNITTEKDTLELSVVTKKYSETQGELARGQQENKRIKEQLIILQDQMQKEYVALYQHEEMKAALTRTVEGLQVKVDESLSSYRKVQEEAVKLHKEKENQVNELHTLQESLRSQFVPVENYEEKQNKYNAVVKELKEQLSEKTRQCSVVREQVERYKEETEELMKKVARLEENLEQHYIPKDVYEEMESKFVNGMGEKEEHVEEVTKKYADAEQRNERSREENARLQLDIQALEEKIQSQYILVEEFETMKTSLSKRALELQKEKEKIKTSYVQEQQKVENLQLQLDDQKKSSLPLLQHAQVTEKMDVNIVQLKNQLNEREEEIKGRVVEISKLQANTEALTRTITELEARGVIDLSEHERVKSSLETQVTSLNEDLAKLKEKHERMCTEALHAKEEELSAKNEKETIQSRTFSFEQEIKELKNKYDESMATICDLQKSIQESAKQIEAKDNKITELLNDVERLKQALNGLSQLSYSANNPKRPSQQMEAFQIQIKDLQQQLADADRQHREVIAIYRTHLLNAAQGHMDEDVQAALLQIIRMRQEFVC